A single window of Gossypium arboreum isolate Shixiya-1 chromosome 13, ASM2569848v2, whole genome shotgun sequence DNA harbors:
- the LOC108464125 gene encoding uncharacterized protein LOC108464125 isoform X1, with protein sequence MDSRDSSSSLVPNRDGTAGDDDGVLSVTAALAKDAALYFQSRKFAECVDVLTELKTKKEGDPKVLHNIAIAEFLWDGCSDPKKMHGCSDPKKMLEVLNNIKKRSEELAHASEEQVESGSDVGNKVTSGSKESSSTTHQVSASHSASTIYTAEFDTSVISLNIAVIWFHLHEYAKALSVLEPLYKNIEPIDETTALHICLLLLDVLLASCDASKSADVLNYLEKAFGVGNVSQGDNGNILLQQSTNLVGKLSSVPSSSLVSDVSTPDLAASVNASENPLSRTLSEDPLDEMFSTLDIAGQNLSRSADLTSPKELPRTTVDISTFGVDLKLKLQLYKVRFLLLTRNIKLAKREVKHVTNIARGRESSTALLLKAQLEYARGNHRKAIKLLMASTNMTDAAISNMFNNNLGCIYYKLGKYHTSAVFFSKALSNCSSLQKKKPLKLFTFSQDKSLHITYNCGLQYLACGKPIIAARCFQKASLIFYKRPLLWLRLAECCLMAVEKGLVEGSRPPSNRSEIRVDVIGKGRWRKLLIDDGISRSRLVDSVGKDDWTLGGDQEPKLSLPLARQCLYNALHLLNCSDSSHLKSLLPSNSSLEENESSDGASSKNPNHKSLVGIDSKPSTLSIGLVNSNGDLKEPKTGTNQEMIHNSVAYFADICRKENQMMQQALLANLAYIELELENPLKALSAARSLLELPGCSRIYIFLGHVYAAEALCLLNKPKEAAEHLSIYLSGPNKVESPFSQEDCEQWLVEKPIDCEEPNRGGGAVTAAKNPSPEGTQEFMFLKPEEACGTLYANLAALYATQGELDRAHQFTTQALSLLPNSTEATMTAIYIDLVLGKSQEALSKLKHCSHVRFLSSNLQSNKSS encoded by the exons ATGGATTCGCGAGATTCATCATCGTCGTTGGTTCCGAATCGAGATGGCACTGCAGGCGATGATGACGGAGTCCTCTCCGTCACTGCTGCACTCGCTAAAGATGCTGCTCTTTACTTCCAGTCTAGAAAGTTCGCCGAGTGTGTTGATGTCTTGACTGAGCTTAAGACGAAGAAAGAAGGTGATCCCAAG GTGCTTCATAATATTGCAATAGCAGAGTTTCTTTGGGATGGTTGCTCTGATCCAAAGAAGATGCATGGTTGCTCTGATCCAAAGAAGATGCTTGAAGTCCTTAACAATATCAAG AAGAGGAGTGAGGAGCTTGCTCATGCATCTGAGGAACAGGTGGAGTCTGGTAGCGATGTTGGAAATAAAGTTACTTCAGGTTCAAAAGAAAGCAGTTCAACTACACATCAAGTTTCTGCTTCACATAGTGCCAGTACTATTTATACTGCTGAATTTGATACCTCTGTCATTTCTCTAAACATA GCAGTTATTTGGTTCCACCTTCATGAATATGCAAAGGCATTATCAGTTCTTGAACCTCTATATAAAAATATTGAGCCAATAGATGAG acAACAGCTCTTCATATCTGCCTCTTGTTGCTGGATGTTTTGCTAGCTAGCTGCGATGCTTCAAAATCTGCA GATGTGTTAAATTATTTGGAAAAAGCATTTGGTGTTGGCAATGTGAGCCAAGGGGACAATGGTAACATTTTATTACAACAATCCACGAATCTAGTTGGAAAATTATCCTCAGTTCCGAGCAGCTCATTGGTCTCAGATGTTTCTACTCCGGACTTAGCTGCTAGTGTGAATGCTTCCGAGAATCCACTATCCAGAACTCTATCAGAGGACCCACTGGATGAAATGTTTTCAACACTGGATATTGCTGGACAGAACTTATCACGGTCTGCTGATCTTACATCTCCAAAAGAACTTCCTAGGACCACAGTTGATATATCTACCTTTGGTGTTGATTTGAAGCTTAAGCTGCAACTTTACAAGGTCCGATTTCTGCTTCTAACTCGAAATATAAAGCTAGCAAAGCGTGAAGTCAAGCATGTTACGAATATTGCTCGAGGGAGAGAGTCATCTACAGCTCTCCTCTTGAAAGCCCAGCTTGAGTATGCTCGTGGAAACCACAGAAAAGCCATCAAGTTGTTGATGGCATCAACTAACATGACAGATGCAGCAATTTCGAACATGTTTAACAATAATCTTGGCTGCATTTACTATAAACTCGGGAAGTATCATACGTCCGCAGTGTTCTTTTCCAAGGCCCTCAGTAATTGTTCATCTCTTCAGAAGAAGAAACCTCTAAAGCTATTTACATTCTCACAGGATAAATCTCTCCACATAACATATAATTGCGGATTGCAATATTTGGCCTGTGGGAAACCAATAATTGCCGCACGCTGTTTCCAGAAGGCAAGTTTGATTTTCTACAAAAGACCTCTCTTGTGGCTTCGGCTTGCTGAATGCTGTCTAATGGCTGTAGAGAAAGGACTTGTAGAAGGAAGTCGGCCTCCATCAAACAGATCAGAAATTAGGGTTGATGTTATTGGAAAGGGTAGGTGGAGGAAACTTCTGATTGATGACGGAATATCCCGAAGCAGACTTGTAGATTCTGTTGGAAAGGATGATTGGACTTTAGGTGGTGATCAGGAGCCTAAGCTTTCCTTACCCCTTGCTCGGCAGTGTCTCTATAATGCATTGCACTTGTTGAATTGTTCTGATTCGAGTCATTTAAAGTCTCTTCTACCTTCCAATTCATCCTTGGAGGAAAATGAATCTAGTGATGGGGCGTCTTCCAAGAACCCAAACCATAAGAGCTTAGTTGGCATAGATTCCAAACCTTCAACTCTGTCAATAGGTCTGGTTAACTCGAATGGGGATTTGAAAGAGCCAAAGACAGGAACTAATCAGGAGATGATTCATAATTCCGTTGCCTATTTTGCAGATATTTGCAGAAAAGAAAATCAGATGATGCAGCAAGCTCTTCTAGCTAACCTGGCATACATAGAGTTAGAACTGGAGAATCCATTGAAGGCTCTTTCAGCGGCACGATCTCTCTTAGAACTACCTGGTTGTTCGAGAATCTACATCTTTCTAGGTCATGTCTATGCAGCAGAGGCCCTCTGCTTGCTTAACAAGCCTAAGGAAGCCGCGGAGCATTTGTCCATTTATTTGTCCGGCCCAAATAAGGTTGAATCACCATTCAGTCAAGAAGACTGTGAGCAGTGGCTAGTAGAAAAACCCATCGATTGTGAAGAACCAAACAGAGGAGGAGGAGCAGTAACAGCTGCCAAGAACCCTTCCCCTGAGGGCACGCAGGAATTCATGTTTCTTAAGCCAGAAGAAGCATGTGGAACACTTTACGCAAATCTTGCCGCCTTGTACGCAACACAAGGCGAACTAGATCGTGCCCACCAATTCACAACACAAGCATTATCCCTACTACCCAACAGTACTGAAGCCACCATGACCGCAATTTACATCGATCTTGTGCTCGGTAAGTCACAAGAAGCTCTATCCAAGTTAAAACATTGTAGTCATGTTAGGTTCCTTTCAAGCAATCTACAGTCAAATAAATCCTCCtaa
- the LOC108464125 gene encoding uncharacterized protein LOC108464125 isoform X2, with protein sequence MDSRDSSSSLVPNRDGTAGDDDGVLSVTAALAKDAALYFQSRKFAECVDVLTELKTKKEGDPKVLHNIAIAEFLWDGCSDPKKMHGCSDPKKMLEVLNNIKKRSEELAHASEEQVESGSDVGNKVTSGSKESSSTTHQVSASHSASTIYTAEFDTSVISLNIAVIWFHLHEYAKALSVLEPLYKNIEPIDETTALHICLLLLDVLLASCDASKSADVLNYLEKAFGVGNVSQGDNGNILLQQSTNLVGKLSSVPSSSLVSDVSTPDLAASVNASENPLSRTLSEDPLDEMFSTLDIAGQNLSRSADLTSPKELPRTTVDISTFGVDLKLKLQLYKVRFLLLTRNIKLAKREVKHVTNIARGRESSTALLLKAQLEYARGNHRKAIKLLMASTNMTDAAISNMFNNNLGCIYYKLGKYHTSAVFFSKALSNCSSLQKKKPLKLFTFSQDKSLHITYNCGLQYLACGKPIIAARCFQKASLIFYKRPLLWLRLAECCLMAVEKGLVEGSRPPSNRSEIRVDVIGKGRWRKLLIDDGISRSRLVDSVGKDDWTLGGDQEPKLSLPLARQCLYNALHLLNCSDSSHLKSLLPSNSSLEENESSDGASSKNPNHKSLVGIDSKPSTLSIGLVNSNGDLKEPKTGTNQEMIHNSVAYFADICRKENQMMQQALLANLAYIELELENPLKALSAARSLLELPGCSRIYIFLGHVYAAEALCLLNKPKEAAEHLSIYLSGPNKVESPFSQEDCEQWLVEKPIDCEEPNRGGGAVTAAKNPSPEGTQEFMFLKPEEACGTLYANLAALYATQGELDRAHQFTTQALSLLPNSTEATMTAIYIDLVLEKKEPKVAFIIQLLVSRVDQQSF encoded by the exons ATGGATTCGCGAGATTCATCATCGTCGTTGGTTCCGAATCGAGATGGCACTGCAGGCGATGATGACGGAGTCCTCTCCGTCACTGCTGCACTCGCTAAAGATGCTGCTCTTTACTTCCAGTCTAGAAAGTTCGCCGAGTGTGTTGATGTCTTGACTGAGCTTAAGACGAAGAAAGAAGGTGATCCCAAG GTGCTTCATAATATTGCAATAGCAGAGTTTCTTTGGGATGGTTGCTCTGATCCAAAGAAGATGCATGGTTGCTCTGATCCAAAGAAGATGCTTGAAGTCCTTAACAATATCAAG AAGAGGAGTGAGGAGCTTGCTCATGCATCTGAGGAACAGGTGGAGTCTGGTAGCGATGTTGGAAATAAAGTTACTTCAGGTTCAAAAGAAAGCAGTTCAACTACACATCAAGTTTCTGCTTCACATAGTGCCAGTACTATTTATACTGCTGAATTTGATACCTCTGTCATTTCTCTAAACATA GCAGTTATTTGGTTCCACCTTCATGAATATGCAAAGGCATTATCAGTTCTTGAACCTCTATATAAAAATATTGAGCCAATAGATGAG acAACAGCTCTTCATATCTGCCTCTTGTTGCTGGATGTTTTGCTAGCTAGCTGCGATGCTTCAAAATCTGCA GATGTGTTAAATTATTTGGAAAAAGCATTTGGTGTTGGCAATGTGAGCCAAGGGGACAATGGTAACATTTTATTACAACAATCCACGAATCTAGTTGGAAAATTATCCTCAGTTCCGAGCAGCTCATTGGTCTCAGATGTTTCTACTCCGGACTTAGCTGCTAGTGTGAATGCTTCCGAGAATCCACTATCCAGAACTCTATCAGAGGACCCACTGGATGAAATGTTTTCAACACTGGATATTGCTGGACAGAACTTATCACGGTCTGCTGATCTTACATCTCCAAAAGAACTTCCTAGGACCACAGTTGATATATCTACCTTTGGTGTTGATTTGAAGCTTAAGCTGCAACTTTACAAGGTCCGATTTCTGCTTCTAACTCGAAATATAAAGCTAGCAAAGCGTGAAGTCAAGCATGTTACGAATATTGCTCGAGGGAGAGAGTCATCTACAGCTCTCCTCTTGAAAGCCCAGCTTGAGTATGCTCGTGGAAACCACAGAAAAGCCATCAAGTTGTTGATGGCATCAACTAACATGACAGATGCAGCAATTTCGAACATGTTTAACAATAATCTTGGCTGCATTTACTATAAACTCGGGAAGTATCATACGTCCGCAGTGTTCTTTTCCAAGGCCCTCAGTAATTGTTCATCTCTTCAGAAGAAGAAACCTCTAAAGCTATTTACATTCTCACAGGATAAATCTCTCCACATAACATATAATTGCGGATTGCAATATTTGGCCTGTGGGAAACCAATAATTGCCGCACGCTGTTTCCAGAAGGCAAGTTTGATTTTCTACAAAAGACCTCTCTTGTGGCTTCGGCTTGCTGAATGCTGTCTAATGGCTGTAGAGAAAGGACTTGTAGAAGGAAGTCGGCCTCCATCAAACAGATCAGAAATTAGGGTTGATGTTATTGGAAAGGGTAGGTGGAGGAAACTTCTGATTGATGACGGAATATCCCGAAGCAGACTTGTAGATTCTGTTGGAAAGGATGATTGGACTTTAGGTGGTGATCAGGAGCCTAAGCTTTCCTTACCCCTTGCTCGGCAGTGTCTCTATAATGCATTGCACTTGTTGAATTGTTCTGATTCGAGTCATTTAAAGTCTCTTCTACCTTCCAATTCATCCTTGGAGGAAAATGAATCTAGTGATGGGGCGTCTTCCAAGAACCCAAACCATAAGAGCTTAGTTGGCATAGATTCCAAACCTTCAACTCTGTCAATAGGTCTGGTTAACTCGAATGGGGATTTGAAAGAGCCAAAGACAGGAACTAATCAGGAGATGATTCATAATTCCGTTGCCTATTTTGCAGATATTTGCAGAAAAGAAAATCAGATGATGCAGCAAGCTCTTCTAGCTAACCTGGCATACATAGAGTTAGAACTGGAGAATCCATTGAAGGCTCTTTCAGCGGCACGATCTCTCTTAGAACTACCTGGTTGTTCGAGAATCTACATCTTTCTAGGTCATGTCTATGCAGCAGAGGCCCTCTGCTTGCTTAACAAGCCTAAGGAAGCCGCGGAGCATTTGTCCATTTATTTGTCCGGCCCAAATAAGGTTGAATCACCATTCAGTCAAGAAGACTGTGAGCAGTGGCTAGTAGAAAAACCCATCGATTGTGAAGAACCAAACAGAGGAGGAGGAGCAGTAACAGCTGCCAAGAACCCTTCCCCTGAGGGCACGCAGGAATTCATGTTTCTTAAGCCAGAAGAAGCATGTGGAACACTTTACGCAAATCTTGCCGCCTTGTACGCAACACAAGGCGAACTAGATCGTGCCCACCAATTCACAACACAAGCATTATCCCTACTACCCAACAGTACTGAAGCCACCATGACCGCAATTTACATCGATCTTGTGCTCG AAAAAAAAGAACCCAAAGTGGCCTTCATCATTCAGTTGCTAGTTAGCAGGGTAGATCAACAATCCTTTTAG
- the LOC108462442 gene encoding probable glycosyltransferase At5g20260, with the protein MEGFRRSSTLVLVPTFLVLVIVLCLCLFSSMNPKNLSSTNFLSSFPTKQPSLLSATSDRDVVSHVKRVSNVEAGLAKARAAIREAIRTKSYTSDREETFVPRGSVYRNPYGFHQSHIEMVKRFKIWTYKEGERPLVHNGPMKNIYAIEGQFIAEIESRKSPFKAQDPNEAHVLFLPVSVGHIVKYIYMPITTYDRDRLVRIFTDYIKVVSHKYPFWNRTNGADHFMLSCHDWAPDISMKDPQLYKNLIKVLCNANSSEGFHPNRDVALPEIKVPPQGFSGERRFIQPPENRTILAFFAGGGHGNIRKILLHHWKDKDEEVQVHKYLPDGQDYNELMGKSKYCLCPSGFEVASPRVVESFYAGCVPVIISDSYVLPFSDVLDWREFSVKIAPEKMTEIKRILKGIPEKEYRKMQKRVVKLRRHFELNRPARPFDILHMVLHSIWLRRLNTILL; encoded by the exons ATGGAAGGGTTTAGAAGATCATCAACACTTGTTCTTGTTCCAACATTCCTTGTTTTGGTTATTgtgttatgtttatgtttattttcCTCAATGAACCCTAAAAACTTATCATCCACCAATTTTCTCTCTTCGTTTCCCACCAAACAACCTTCCTTGCTTTCTGCAACAAGTGATCGTGATGTTGTCAGCCATGTCAAA AGGGTGAGTAATGTTGAAGCAGGTTTGGCCAAAGCACGAGCGGCAATAAGAGAAGCGATACGAACAAAGAGTTATACGTCGGACAGAGAGGAAACCTTCGTCCCCAGAGGCTCCGTTTATCGGAATCCGTACGGTTTCCATCA AAGTCACATAGAAATGGTGAAGAGATTCAAGATATGGACCTATAAAGAAGGAGAAAGGCCTTTAGTCCACAATGGGCCAATGAAAAACATATATGCAATAGAGGGCCAATTCATAGCCGAAATAGAGAGTCGAAAAAGCCCATTTAAGGCTCAAGATCCGAATGAGGCCCATGTGTTGTTCTTGCCGGTCAGCGTAGGGCACATTGTGAAATACATTTATATGCCAATCACTACATATGATCGTGATCGTTTGGTGAGGATCTTCACCGATTACATCAAAGTCGTGTCCCACAAATACCCATTTTGGAATAGGACCAATGGTGCTGATCATTTCATGCTCTCTTGCCATGATTGG GCACCGGATATATCTATGAAGGACCCTCAACTTTACAAGAATTTAATAAAGGTCCTATGCAATGCCAATAGCTCCGAAGGATTCCATCCCAACAGAGACGTTGCATTGCCGGAAATAAAGGTGCCTCCTCAAGGGTTCAGTGGTGAACGGCGGTTCATCCAACCGCCCGAAAACCGAACCATCCTGGCCTTCTTCGCCGGCGGTGGCCACGGAAACATCCGTAAAATCTTGCTTCACCATTGGAAGGACAAAGATGAGGAAGTCCAAGTCCACAAGTACCTTCCTGACGGCCAAGATTACAATGAATTGATGGGGAAGAGCAAGTATTGCTTGTGCCCGAGTGGGTTCGAAGTGGCGAGTCCTAGAGTGGTGGAGTCATTTTACGCCGGATGCGTGCCGGTGATCATTTCGGATAGTTACGTGCTGCCGTTTAGTGATGTGCTTGATTGGAGAGAATTCTCAGTTAAGATAGCGCCAGAGAAGATGACGGAGATTAAGAGGATACTGAAAGGGATACCGGAAAAGGAGTACCGGAAAATGCAGAAGAGGGTGGTGAAATTGAGACGGCATTTTGAGTTGAATAGACCGGCTAGACCTTTTGATATTCTTCATATGGTGCTTCATTCAATATGGCTTAGAAGGCTAAACACTATATTGTTATAA
- the LOC108464124 gene encoding receptor-like protein kinase FERONIA, with product MHFSLVLCLSLAMEIPSRTTFSVQNLLFHSFLHLFFFIQYLAVPVTAEFNVTSYNPIENFAINCGSSMGGKSWDDRPWVGDGNGKFSLIEQQNNNNKPSVSKAASQLSSSVDTFPYSTARLSYSQFTYSIPLTDGQKFIRLHFYPTSYPDFGDPSKKAFFSVKAGDFTLLSNFSASLHAHDEVTFFKEFCVNLDEGQSLNLTFTPSPYITDSYAFINGIEVVSMPNNLYYTPASDERVPHFVGQAQGQTFHLENNTALENMYRINVAGGQSISPKNDTGMFRSWFNDDYRYLTIRNPSALPVNTTIDLKISSPMQSFAAPKEVYITARTMGTNKTKNENYQLTWEFPVDSGFNYFVRLHFCEFQIEITKEGERVFEILLANASAENQADVIFWSGGNGIPVYRDYVVAIGNIGKEKQQNLSIAMHPSPEWKTKYSDAILNGLEIFKLSNGFNLSGPNPDPDTTSPDPDTTNQQGYSSPTSNNKVVSGIVGGVISGFVVLSLLCFFVYRRKRKVKDTDSSKGVPVMELTKCGSSSLPSELCRYFSLAEIKRATNNFDNVFIIGVGGFGNVYKGFIDGGATQVAIKRLNPESQQGAHEFRTEIEMLSQLRHLHLVSLIGYCNDGGEMILIYDYLANGTLRDHLYNSKNPPLPWKQRIEICLGAAQGLQYLHSGAKHTIIHRDVKTTNILLDEKWVAKVSDFGLSRIGPTNMSQTHVSTVVKGSFGYLDPEYSRRGKLTEKSDVYSYGVVLCEILCARPAIHRSAEKALVNLAAQAQECHRNGTLYNMIDPFLKGKIAVECLKKFTEVVMSCLHDDGMERPSMDAVVWGLQFALQLQETAEEEGLKPNAIAGIEEDIDEESPIIAYAMEDESGEVFSSIGDHVMNSRSTTSFSLTSDEQSFIRKGSDKYLSKAVFSEIRDPQGR from the coding sequence ATGCATTTCTCTCTGGTTCTCTGTCTTTCCCTTGCAATGGAGATTCCAAGCAGAACAACTTTTTCCGTTCAAAACCTCTTATTTCACTCCTTTCTCCATCTCTTCTTCTTCATTCAATACCTTGCGGTTCCTGTTACAGCAGAGTTCAATGTTACCTCTTACAACCCCATAGAGAACTTCGCAATTAACTGTGGTTCTTCCATGGGTGGCAAATCTTGGGATGACCGTCCTTGGGTCGGAGATGGCAATGGAAAATTCAGTCTCATAGAGCAgcaaaacaataacaacaaacCTTCAGTTAGTAAAGCTGCATCTCAACTGTCCTCATCAGTTGATACGTTCCCCTACTCCACAGCTCGTCTTTCTTACTCACAGTTCACCTATTCAATTCCGCTCACTGATGGCCAAAAGTTCATTCGCTTGCACTTCTATCCAACTTCATATCCAGACTTTGGCGACCCTTCTAAGAAAGCTTTCTTCTCTGTTAAAGCTGGCGATTTTACCCTTCTCAGCAATTTCAGCGCTTCACTTCATGCTCATGATGAAGTTACATTTTTCAAAGAATTTTGTGTGAACCTTGATGAAGGTCAAAGTTTAAACTTAACTTTCACTCCAAGTCCTTATATCACTGACTCTTATGCTTTCATCAACGGAATTGAAGTTGTTTCCATGCCGAACAATCTATATTATACACCAGCGAGTGATGAACGGGTACCACATTTTGTAGGCCAGGCCCAAGGACAGACTTTCCACCTAGAAAACAACACTGCCCTTGAGAACATGTATCGAATCAACGTTGCTGGTGGGCAGTCAATCTCGCCAAAAAATGACACTGGGATGTTCCGGAGCTGGTTCAATGATGATTACCGATATTTGACAATACGCAATCCAAGTGCTCTTCCTGTTAATACCACTATTGATCTCAAAATCAGCAGTCCTATGCAATCCTTCGCTGCTCCAAAGGAGGTTTATATAACTGCCAGGACCATGGGGACGAACAAGACCAAGAATGAGAACTACCAGCTGACATGGGAGTTTCCTGTTGATTCTGGGTTCAATTACTTCGTAAGATTACATTTTTGTGAGTTCCAGATTGAGATAACCAAAGAAGGTGAGAGAGTGTTTGAGATCCTCTTGGCTAATGCAAGTGCGGAAAATCAAGCAGATGTTATATTCTGGAGTGGTGGAAATGGGATTCCAGTGTATCGGGATTACGTCGTCGCAATAGGAAATATAGGAAAGGAAAAGCAGCAAAATCTCTCCATTGCTATGCATCCTTCGCCAGAGTGGAAAACTAAATATTCTGATGCAATCTTGAATGGGCTAGAAATCTTCAAATTGAGCAACGGTTTTAATCTTTCCGGACCAAATCCTGATCCAGACACGACAAGTCCTGATCCAGACACGACAAATCAACAAGGATACTCATCACCAACCTCAAACAACAAAGTAGTATCCGGCATTGTGGGAGGCGTAATATCGGGCTTTGTTGTTCTTTCTCTTCTTTGTTTCTTCGTTTATCGTCGAAAGAGGAAAGTCAAAGATACTGATTCCAGTAAAGGAGTTCCAGTAATGGAGTTAACCAAGTGTGGTAGCTCATCTCTGCCTTCCGAACTTTGTCGCTACTTTTCACTGGCTGAGATCAAACGAGCAACCAACAACTTTGACAATGTTTTCATTATTGGTGTTGGTGGTTTCGGCAACGTTTACAAAGGATTCATCGATGGTGGGGCTACCCAAGTTGCTATCAAACGGTTGAACCCTGAGTCTCAGCAAGGTGCTCACGAATTCAGGACCGAGATCGAGATGCTCTCCCAGCTACGCCACCTCCATTTGGTCTCATTGATAGGCTATTGCAACGATGGCGGAGAGATGATTCTTATATATGATTACTTGGCCAATGGAACACTTCGTGATCATCTTTACAACTCCAAAAACCCTCCTCTTCCATGGAAACAACGGATAGAGATTTGTCTTGGTGCTGCGCAAGGGTTGCAGTATCTTCACTCAGGTGCAAAACACACCATCATTCATCGAGACGTAAAGACAACAAATATCTTGTTGGATGAGAAATGGGTGGCTAAGGTTTCAGACTTTGGGTTGTCTAGAATCGGTCCCACGAACATGTCCCAAACCCATGTTAGCACGGTAGTGAAAGGCAGCTTCGGATACTTGGATCCAGAATATTCCCGTCGTGGAAAATTGACCGAGAAATCCGATGTATATTCATACGGAGTGGTCCTTTGTGAAATATTATGCGCTAGGCCAGCAATTCATCGCTCGGCCGAGAAGGCTCTGGTAAACTTAGCAGCACAGGCACAAGAATGCCATCGAAATGGAACACTTTATAATATGATTGATCCATTTTTGAAAGGTAAGATTGCGGTGGAGTGTTTGAAAAAATTCACTGAAGTGGTAATGAGTTGCTTGCATGATGACGGAATGGAAAGGCCATCGATGGATGCTGTGGTGTGGGGCTTACAGTTCGCACTGCAATTGCAAGAAACTGCAGAGGAGGAGGGGCTTAAGCCTAATGCCATTGCTGGAATTGAGGAAGATATCGATGAGGAGAGCCCCATCATAGCCTATGCAATGGAAGATGAGAGTGGGGAAGTGTTCAGTAGCATCGGCGACCATGTCATGAATTCCAGGAGCACTACTTCGTTCAGTTTAACAAGTGATGAACAAAGTTTTATTAGAAAGGGTTCTGATAAATACTTGTCAAAGGCAGTGTTTTCCGAGATTAGAGATCCACAAGGACGATGA
- the LOC108463071 gene encoding heptahelical transmembrane protein 1-like → MDSTLDSKLVAKPVEAGKLKKRVRWPSRLLPSSSYGLVSYKELPEYMKDNEFIVNYYRANWPLKEALFSIFRWHNETLNVWTHLFGFLLFLGLTMANLIEVPQVLDLIAFITRSSPVSGNVNVSQDLVLKPITASESDITLTVTPVTRWPFYVLLAGSMFCLLSSSLCHLFSCHSHRLNIMLMRMDYTGIAIMIIATFFPPVYYSFPCDPQWQFIYLGGITVLGLFTIVTLLSPAMSTNKFRPFRALLFASMGLFGIVPGTHAAIANWSNPRRNIALAYEFATSLFYITGVVFYVSRVPERFKPGWFDLACHSHQIFHVMVVMGALAHYGASLVFLDWRNHESC, encoded by the exons ATGGATTCGACCCTCGATTCTAAGCTCGTTGCTAAACCTGTCGAGGCGGGAAAATTGAAGAAAAGAGTACGGTGGCCGTCGCGGCTGCTGCCATCATCGTCATATGGTTTGGTGTCGTACAAGGAGTTGCCGGAGTATATGAAGGACAATGAGTTTATTGTGAATTATTATAGGGCTAACTGGCCTCTCAAAGAAGCTCTCTTTAGCATCTTTCGTTGGCATAACGAAACACTTAATGTTTGGAC GCATTTATTTGGGTTTTTACTATTTTTGGGATTAACGATGGCGAATTTGATTGAAGTCCCACAGGTATTGGATCTCATTGCCTTCATAACCAG GTCATCTCCTGTTAGTGGCAACGTCAATGTTTCTCAAGACCTTGTTCTG AAGCCAATAACTGCCTCGGAATCAGACATTACCCTCACGGTGACGCCCGTAACACGGTGGCCGTTCTACGTATTGTTAGCCGGCTCCATGTTCTGTCTTCTATCGAGCAGCCTTTGCCATCTCTTTTCTTGCCACTCGCACCGTCTAAACATCATGTTGATGCGAATGGACTACACCGGGATCGCCATCATGATCATTGCGACGTTTTTCCCACCGGTCTATTACAGTTTTCCATGTGATCCGCAATGGCAGTTCATCTACCTTGGTGGGATCACGGTTCTAGGCTTGTTCACCATTGTGACACTGCTATCACCAGCCATGTCGACCAACAAATTCCGACCCTTTCGAGCGTTACTCTTCGCTTCTATGGGGCTCTTCGGCATCGTCCCCGGAACTCACGCCGCGATTGCCAACTGGTCTAATCCGCGCCGCAACATCGCCCTCGCCTACGAATTCGCCACATCTTTATTCTACATAACCGGGGTCGTGTTCTACGTTAGCAGAGTCCCGGAGCGGTTCAAACCCGGATGGTTCGACTTAGCCTGCcatagtcatcaaatatttcacgtCATGGTGGTCATGGGTGCATTGGCTCATTATGGTGCTTCTCTTGTATTCCTGGACTGGCGAAATCACGAAAGCTGTTAA